Proteins from a single region of Chrysemys picta bellii isolate R12L10 chromosome 9, ASM1138683v2, whole genome shotgun sequence:
- the LOC135973423 gene encoding uncharacterized protein LOC135973423 yields the protein MERGHNRDSDQCRVKVKELRQAYQKTKEANGRSGSEPRTCRFYAELHAILGGAATTTPPVIVDSGSGIVSSAIPEDSADGGEEEEEEEELAESTQHSVLPNSQDLFLTLTEVPSQPSQASIQDPDPMEGTSAAANSSSLPPPSRRLSQIRRRKKKTRDEMFSEIMESSRSDRAHLNEWKETVAKYRKEASEREDRRDQREDMRDQREERRDARDERWRQEDQRRQDAMLGLLREQTDMLRRLVELQERLQENRLPLQPLYPPPSSPCSVSSSPRCVRMRGGEAPYTFPFHPSRQPKQKAVIFLTFS from the exons atggagagaggccacaatagggactcagatcagtgccgcgtgaaagtcaaggagctcagacaagcctatcaaaaaacaaaggaggcaaacggtcgctctgggtcagagccgcggacatgccgcttctacgccgagctgcatgcaattctagggggggctgccaccactaccccacctgtgatcgtggattccgggtcggggatagtctcatcagctatacctgaggattctgccgatgggggagaggaggaggaggaggaggaagagcttgcagagagcacacagcactccgttctccccaacagccaggatctttttctcaccctgactgaagtaccctcccaaccctcccaagccagtatccaagaccctgaccccatggaagggacctcag cagctgcaaattcctcaagcctccctcctccatcccgaaggctatcacagataaggcgtcgtaaaaagaagacgcgagacgagatgttttcagaaattatggaatccagccgcagtgacagagctcatctgaatgagtggaaggaaacggttgcaaagtataggaaagaagccagtgaacgtgaggacaggagggaccaacgtgaggacatgagggaccaacgtgaggagaggagagacgctcgagatgagaggtggcggcaggaagatcagaggaggcaggatgcaatgctggggctgctgcgtgagcaaacagacatgcttcggcgtctggtggagcttcaggaacggctgcaggaaaacagactgccgctacagcccctgtacccccctccctcctccccatgttccgtatcctcctcacccagatgtgtaagaatgcgggggggggaggctccgtacaccttcccattccaccccagtagacagcccaagcaaaaggctgtcatttttttaaccttttcttag